The following coding sequences are from one Treponema bryantii window:
- a CDS encoding MFS transporter: protein MTQNSKKYNKTLLACYLGFITQAITANFTPLLFLMFNKNYEVSLGKIALIPAVFFLTQLVVDIICAQVVDKIGYRKCIITSCLCSAAGLILLAFLPELFPDPFVGIIISVVVYAIGSGLVEVLGSPIVEACPFDHKEAVMSLLHSFYCWGSVGVIVISTLFFKFLGIGNWKILACIWAVIPLYNIYNFATCPIEQPNGGEKGMGLVALFKLPLFWVAIILMICAGASELSMAQWASAFAESALGLSKNIGDLAGPCLFAVAMGTVRAVFGKFGHKLNLMRFMIFSGALCVVSYLLASLSSIPMLGLLGCILCGFSVAIMWPGTISICSPRIPKGGTALFAMLAMSGDLGGAAGPALVGNISQIFSNNLKAGLLVGTAFPVVLILMILLIPAITKSKAK from the coding sequence ATGACACAGAACTCAAAGAAATATAACAAAACACTGCTTGCCTGCTATCTTGGATTTATAACTCAGGCAATTACTGCAAATTTTACACCGCTTTTGTTTTTGATGTTCAACAAAAATTACGAGGTCTCACTTGGAAAAATCGCACTTATTCCGGCTGTGTTTTTTCTTACTCAGCTTGTCGTAGATATAATTTGTGCTCAGGTTGTAGATAAAATCGGCTACAGAAAATGCATCATAACTTCCTGCCTGTGTTCTGCTGCGGGGCTTATTCTTCTTGCTTTTCTGCCAGAACTTTTTCCTGATCCGTTTGTTGGAATCATCATAAGTGTTGTCGTTTACGCAATTGGAAGCGGGCTGGTCGAAGTGCTTGGAAGCCCGATTGTAGAGGCATGTCCTTTTGATCACAAAGAAGCGGTTATGAGTCTTTTGCATTCATTTTACTGCTGGGGCTCTGTAGGAGTGATTGTTATTTCTACGCTCTTTTTTAAGTTCCTTGGTATTGGCAACTGGAAAATCCTTGCCTGCATCTGGGCAGTAATTCCGCTTTATAACATTTACAATTTTGCAACCTGTCCGATTGAACAGCCTAATGGTGGTGAAAAGGGAATGGGGCTTGTGGCGTTGTTCAAACTTCCACTTTTCTGGGTGGCAATCATCCTTATGATTTGCGCAGGTGCTTCCGAGCTTTCTATGGCACAGTGGGCTTCGGCATTTGCAGAGTCGGCTCTCGGCCTTTCAAAAAATATCGGCGACCTTGCAGGCCCTTGTCTCTTTGCAGTTGCAATGGGAACGGTGCGTGCAGTCTTTGGAAAGTTCGGTCACAAGCTTAACCTTATGCGCTTTATGATTTTTTCAGGAGCCTTGTGTGTCGTAAGTTATCTGCTTGCATCTCTTTCTTCAATTCCAATGCTCGGACTTCTGGGCTGTATTCTCTGCGGCTTCTCAGTAGCAATCATGTGGCCAGGAACAATCAGTATCTGCTCTCCAAGAATCCCTAAGGGTGGAACAGCGCTTTTTGCTATGCTCGCCATGTCTGGAGATTTAGGTGGCGCAGCAGGGCCTGCTCTTGTTGGAAACATTTCACAGATTTTCAGCAACAACCTAAAAGCAGGTTTACTGGTTGGAACTGCTTTCCCTGTCGTTCTGATTTTGATGATTCTTTTGATTCCGGCTATCACAAAGTCAAAAGCTAAATAA
- a CDS encoding EAL domain-containing protein, with amino-acid sequence MCKEDIAIFDLMSKPEKINFAYQPIFEIETGKIYGYEALMRPTPYTPMEVIAEYARHNRLNEIEELTTYYGAKHFLENNLTGKLFLNSFPSAFVSDEMLEKIHQLVQHRLKERLVIEMLEYTEFDSHAHYKKTSQFKRSQTGEFVAVDDYGTGKNIDEECINFYNPDIVKIDRKLISNIHTNITNQKALIDICNYLQKKDIIILAEGVETQEEYDYLKNHPITLMQGFFLGKPKIYD; translated from the coding sequence ATGTGCAAAGAAGATATTGCAATTTTTGACTTGATGTCAAAACCGGAGAAGATTAATTTCGCTTATCAGCCGATTTTCGAAATTGAGACAGGCAAAATTTATGGCTATGAAGCACTCATGAGACCTACACCTTATACACCAATGGAAGTCATAGCAGAATATGCCCGTCACAATCGGCTAAATGAAATTGAAGAGCTTACAACCTATTATGGAGCAAAACATTTTTTAGAAAATAATCTTACAGGAAAACTTTTCTTAAATTCATTTCCCTCAGCCTTTGTTTCAGATGAAATGCTTGAAAAAATCCATCAGCTGGTACAGCACAGATTAAAAGAACGCCTTGTAATAGAAATGCTCGAATATACAGAGTTTGACAGTCATGCCCACTATAAAAAGACTTCACAGTTTAAAAGATCTCAGACAGGTGAGTTTGTAGCAGTTGACGACTACGGTACAGGAAAAAATATTGATGAGGAATGTATCAATTTCTATAATCCCGATATTGTAAAAATTGACCGCAAACTAATTTCAAATATTCATACAAATATTACAAATCAAAAAGCATTGATTGATATCTGTAATTACCTGCAGAAGAAAGATATTATAATTCTAGCGGAAGGTGTTGAAACCCAGGAAGAATATGACTATCTCAAAAATCATCCAATAACACTTATGCAAGGTTTCTTTTTAGGCAAGCCAAAAATTTATGACTAA
- a CDS encoding 5' nucleotidase, NT5C type → MNIYVDFDDCLCETARHFSKLVDELFGLDIPYEKIKYFNLQQSFSLTDEQYDQMMIKGHTKDVLLAYEETPGAIKTINSWIDKGHDVKIITGRPFSAYEASWEWLNVHGLERVNLYCLNKYGRDNFIKGSSFNLELEDYYKMHFDFAVEDSPAAFKFLNHLPDLKVLVFDRPWNRECEFPNQNYKRCFDWDMISELVR, encoded by the coding sequence ATGAATATTTATGTTGATTTTGATGATTGTTTATGTGAGACGGCACGGCATTTTTCTAAACTTGTTGATGAACTTTTTGGGCTTGATATTCCTTATGAGAAAATTAAATATTTTAATTTGCAGCAATCTTTTTCTTTGACAGATGAACAGTATGATCAGATGATGATTAAAGGACATACGAAGGATGTGCTGCTTGCTTATGAGGAGACTCCAGGGGCAATCAAAACTATTAACAGCTGGATTGATAAGGGACATGATGTAAAAATAATAACCGGACGCCCTTTCAGTGCTTATGAGGCTTCCTGGGAATGGCTGAATGTGCATGGGCTGGAACGTGTTAATTTGTATTGTCTTAATAAATATGGTCGGGATAATTTTATAAAGGGAAGCAGCTTTAATCTTGAACTCGAAGATTATTACAAAATGCATTTTGATTTTGCAGTTGAAGATTCTCCTGCGGCTTTTAAGTTTTTGAACCATCTTCCAGATTTGAAGGTTCTGGTTTTTGACCGTCCGTGGAATAGGGAATGTGAGTTTCCAAATCAGAATTATAAGAGATGTTTTGACTGGGATATGATTAGTGAGCTTGTGCGCTGA
- a CDS encoding pyridoxamine 5'-phosphate oxidase family protein: MKDVISIIQKSEAAYLATVDKEGRPEIRALLNLCNPKKYKKLEDKTLIVEGEKLTMYFTTNTSSKKVERIRNNHNAALYFCEPEKFKGICATGTIEEVTDQSLKEDLWQTGWLIYYHKGKTDPDYTVLKFTSTKIEGWYNASPHCFGNIN, translated from the coding sequence ATGAAAGATGTAATTTCGATTATTCAGAAATCTGAAGCAGCTTATCTTGCAACTGTTGATAAGGAAGGTCGGCCTGAAATCCGTGCATTGCTGAATCTCTGTAACCCGAAGAAGTATAAAAAGTTAGAAGACAAGACGCTGATTGTCGAGGGTGAAAAGTTGACGATGTATTTTACAACTAATACGTCTTCTAAAAAGGTTGAGCGAATTAGAAACAATCATAATGCGGCGCTTTATTTTTGTGAGCCGGAAAAGTTCAAGGGAATCTGCGCTACTGGAACAATCGAAGAAGTAACTGACCAGAGTCTTAAAGAAGATTTGTGGCAGACTGGCTGGCTTATTTATTATCATAAGGGAAAGACTGATCCTGACTACACTGTGCTCAAATTTACTTCTACAAAAATTGAAGGCTGGTACAATGCCAGTCCGCATTGTTTTGGGAACATAAACTAA
- a CDS encoding MarR family winged helix-turn-helix transcriptional regulator, whose amino-acid sequence MVKKTRGGTLLSQVHQVCGRVWNKILRENDMADLEGARGRIIFALWGKDGVPIKTLCEKTSLDKSTLTGIIDRLERDGYVERKASETDKRSTLISLTGKEQEFAKNIQKVSNQMNKIFYKGFSDDEIIQFEEMLTRILENCKEAE is encoded by the coding sequence ATGGTAAAGAAAACACGTGGTGGAACTCTTCTGTCTCAGGTGCATCAAGTTTGCGGAAGAGTCTGGAATAAAATCTTACGCGAAAACGATATGGCAGATTTAGAAGGCGCCCGTGGACGAATCATTTTTGCATTATGGGGAAAAGATGGAGTTCCAATCAAAACTCTCTGCGAAAAAACTAGCCTGGATAAATCTACACTTACCGGAATTATAGACAGACTTGAACGAGACGGATATGTTGAAAGAAAAGCATCTGAAACGGACAAGCGTTCTACCTTGATTTCCCTTACCGGAAAAGAACAGGAATTTGCAAAGAATATTCAGAAGGTTTCGAATCAGATGAATAAGATTTTTTACAAGGGATTTTCTGATGATGAAATAATTCAGTTTGAAGAGATGCTGACACGGATTCTTGAAAATTGTAAAGAGGCAGAGTGA
- a CDS encoding DUF3795 domain-containing protein, which produces MNKDWSEKNKKMQALISKEATFDEGIKLLIELRTELFEQISFIVKTFPPVAFYQLPFGDGEGNHCTTLAWSLWHTFRIEDIVSHELILKNKQILFDGGWQEKTSSPIITTGNELAGDTLIEFSKKLNIKATYDYCKTVMDSSNEMLGRFKFEDLKKTFTGEDRERLVESKCVSSDERASWLIDYWCGKNIKGLIQMPFSRHWIMHVEAMQRIKNKLCQQAKKGVDQIAYCGLSCGHCFLTSWCGSCRTIYNTCSYAISSPDGVCPNTACCKEKGLDGCYECDELYNCKKGFYALGKDTNAIRVMALFIQRYNKKELFRVMDTLHSKKKFEKIQEVLGYDVEEGLKILEEWRGN; this is translated from the coding sequence ATGAATAAAGACTGGTCTGAAAAAAATAAAAAAATGCAGGCTCTCATTTCAAAGGAAGCAACTTTTGATGAAGGCATAAAGCTGCTGATTGAATTGCGTACCGAACTTTTTGAACAGATTTCTTTCATTGTGAAAACTTTTCCACCGGTGGCTTTTTACCAGCTGCCTTTCGGAGACGGCGAGGGGAACCATTGCACAACCCTTGCGTGGTCCCTCTGGCATACTTTCCGAATTGAAGATATTGTTTCCCACGAATTGATTTTGAAAAATAAGCAGATTCTTTTTGATGGCGGTTGGCAGGAAAAAACATCCAGTCCAATCATCACAACCGGCAACGAACTTGCTGGTGACACACTGATTGAGTTTTCAAAGAAGCTTAATATCAAGGCAACTTATGATTACTGCAAAACTGTGATGGATTCATCAAATGAGATGTTGGGGCGTTTTAAGTTTGAAGACTTGAAAAAAACGTTTACAGGTGAGGATAGAGAAAGACTTGTCGAAAGTAAATGTGTAAGTTCTGACGAGCGTGCGTCGTGGCTGATAGATTACTGGTGCGGTAAAAATATCAAAGGTTTGATACAGATGCCATTCTCGCGTCACTGGATTATGCATGTGGAAGCAATGCAGCGTATCAAAAATAAACTGTGTCAGCAGGCAAAGAAAGGTGTAGATCAGATTGCTTACTGTGGGCTTTCATGTGGTCACTGCTTTTTGACTTCCTGGTGTGGTTCATGCAGAACAATTTACAATACCTGTTCTTATGCAATTTCTTCGCCGGATGGAGTTTGCCCGAACACTGCCTGCTGCAAGGAAAAAGGCCTCGACGGCTGTTATGAATGTGACGAGCTTTATAATTGTAAGAAAGGCTTTTACGCGCTGGGTAAAGATACTAACGCCATAAGAGTGATGGCGCTGTTCATTCAAAGATATAACAAAAAAGAATTGTTTCGTGTTATGGACACGTTGCATTCTAAAAAGAAGTTCGAAAAAATCCAGGAAGTTCTCGGCTATGATGTTGAAGAAGGTTTGAAGATTCTGGAAGAGTGGAGAGGAAATTAA
- a CDS encoding flavin reductase family protein, which yields MKHHYKEMPENLKGTYADYSHNFGFNWKEFVMTVPSPLLLVTTYKSNGMPNACMQSWATFTCANKGNGYYAILASVNKNGHFYKSLKETGDAVINFMSAEIFTKCMATIKNNQFEVDEITASGLTPGKASWVNAPLVEECFMNLEGKYVWEKEIAPGDDHVLLCIEIIGAHIDDEHLSDRTGENGILFNIHHQQNPELTEKTGHDWAAVLSKKIDMGEY from the coding sequence ATGAAACATCACTACAAAGAAATGCCAGAAAACTTAAAAGGCACCTATGCCGATTACTCGCACAATTTCGGTTTCAACTGGAAGGAATTTGTTATGACAGTTCCGTCTCCGCTGCTTCTGGTTACAACATACAAATCAAACGGAATGCCGAATGCCTGCATGCAGTCCTGGGCGACTTTTACCTGTGCAAATAAGGGAAACGGCTATTATGCAATTCTGGCGAGCGTAAATAAAAACGGTCATTTTTATAAATCTCTCAAAGAAACTGGCGATGCAGTAATCAATTTTATGTCGGCAGAAATTTTTACAAAATGCATGGCAACCATTAAAAACAATCAGTTTGAGGTTGATGAGATTACTGCCTCTGGACTCACTCCTGGCAAGGCCAGCTGGGTAAATGCACCGCTTGTTGAAGAATGTTTTATGAATCTTGAAGGCAAATACGTTTGGGAAAAAGAAATTGCACCAGGCGATGACCATGTGCTGCTTTGTATTGAAATTATCGGTGCTCATATTGACGACGAACATCTTTCTGACCGCACAGGCGAAAATGGCATTCTCTTCAATATTCATCATCAGCAGAATCCAGAGCTTACAGAAAAAACAGGGCACGATTGGGCAGCTGTGCTTTCAAAAAAGATTGATATGGGAGAATACTAA
- a CDS encoding GNAT family N-acetyltransferase has protein sequence MTKIEYVTSKDKAFWYSLDKHLPEKEFENKVQRKQGYVLFADDKPVGVLRYNLFWDNTPFCTMLFVNWSEQHKGYGKQLLNHWEQDMKSQGYGMVLTSTQVDESAQHFYRKNGYNDCGSLVMNIPGFEQPMEMFMSKAI, from the coding sequence ATGACAAAAATAGAATACGTAACATCAAAAGATAAAGCCTTCTGGTACTCACTCGACAAACACTTACCCGAAAAAGAATTCGAAAACAAAGTTCAACGTAAACAAGGTTATGTGCTTTTTGCAGACGACAAGCCTGTTGGCGTTCTGCGATATAATTTATTTTGGGATAACACTCCGTTTTGTACAATGCTTTTTGTTAACTGGTCGGAACAGCATAAGGGTTATGGAAAACAACTTCTAAACCACTGGGAACAGGATATGAAATCCCAGGGGTACGGTATGGTTCTAACTTCAACACAGGTAGATGAATCCGCCCAGCACTTTTACAGAAAAAACGGCTATAATGATTGCGGTAGTCTTGTGATGAATATTCCAGGTTTTGAACAGCCGATGGAAATGTTTATGAGCAAGGCGATATAA
- a CDS encoding GNAT family N-acetyltransferase: MIKFKKTTDFPRGTLYNQLVDAYSFNEECRKIWDTTWKEYDDFLYDNPVVAEKFSFITVLDGEPVGQISWDPRHSPDYVEIGHNCILTKCKGQGLGHAQLAEAVRRIKEYEGLKKIIVTTNELFIPAQRNYESVGFVKVSERENNETPFSGKYIDYEFILRR; this comes from the coding sequence ATGATAAAGTTCAAAAAGACAACAGATTTTCCCCGTGGCACATTATATAATCAACTGGTAGATGCCTATTCATTTAATGAAGAATGCAGAAAGATCTGGGATACTACTTGGAAAGAATACGATGATTTTTTATATGACAATCCTGTAGTGGCAGAGAAGTTTTCTTTTATCACAGTTCTTGATGGCGAGCCTGTCGGGCAGATTTCATGGGATCCGCGACACAGTCCTGATTATGTTGAAATCGGCCACAACTGCATTCTGACAAAATGCAAAGGGCAGGGCTTAGGACATGCACAGCTTGCAGAGGCAGTCAGAAGAATCAAAGAATATGAAGGCTTAAAGAAAATCATCGTTACCACAAATGAACTTTTTATTCCTGCACAAAGAAATTATGAGAGTGTGGGTTTTGTAAAAGTTAGTGAACGTGAAAATAATGAAACACCGTTTTCCGGCAAATATATTGACTATGAATTTATATTGAGGAGATAA
- a CDS encoding AraC family transcriptional regulator: MEWLTSIRKAIDYMEAHLEDDISAQDVADQVFMSSFFFQKGFSLMTGYGLGEYIRNRRLYLAALDLQKTDEKIIDIAFRYCYETPESFTKAFSRFHGVSPSQVREGSPVKPFLPLKIEISIHGGNQMDYKIKTMAGFKVIGFAREFDGETSYVEIPKFWDEIREKYAARVWSGEAPSNNYEKAIIENNIGEYGVCVDDIGEGKFRYFVAGLYKGGEIPEGMSVYELPDFDWAIFDCYGPCPKALQDVNTKIWKEWLPGNPDFEFPGRANIEWYGDGDPSASDYHCAIWIPVKKK, encoded by the coding sequence TTGGAATGGCTGACCAGTATTAGAAAAGCAATCGATTACATGGAAGCGCATCTGGAAGACGACATTTCTGCGCAGGATGTTGCGGATCAGGTGTTTATGTCCTCATTCTTTTTTCAGAAAGGATTTTCGCTGATGACGGGGTACGGGCTTGGTGAGTATATTCGAAACCGACGTTTGTACCTTGCAGCGCTGGACCTTCAGAAAACTGATGAAAAAATAATCGACATTGCGTTCCGTTACTGTTATGAAACTCCCGAAAGTTTTACAAAGGCTTTTTCGCGCTTTCACGGTGTGAGTCCGTCGCAGGTGCGTGAAGGCTCTCCGGTAAAACCGTTTCTTCCTCTGAAAATTGAGATTTCTATTCACGGAGGTAATCAGATGGATTACAAAATTAAAACTATGGCTGGCTTTAAGGTAATTGGTTTTGCACGCGAGTTTGACGGCGAAACTTCTTATGTAGAGATTCCAAAGTTCTGGGATGAAATTCGCGAAAAATATGCAGCTCGTGTCTGGAGTGGCGAAGCTCCGTCTAACAACTACGAAAAAGCAATCATAGAAAACAATATCGGCGAATACGGTGTTTGTGTTGATGACATTGGCGAAGGCAAGTTCCGCTATTTTGTTGCAGGTCTTTACAAGGGCGGCGAAATTCCGGAAGGCATGTCTGTTTACGAGCTTCCTGATTTTGACTGGGCAATATTCGATTGTTATGGTCCATGTCCAAAAGCACTTCAGGATGTAAACACAAAAATCTGGAAAGAGTGGCTGCCTGGAAATCCTGACTTTGAATTCCCGGGACGTGCAAACATCGAGTGGTATGGCGATGGCGATCCGTCTGCTTCAGATTATCACTGTGCAATCTGGATTCCGGTAAAGAAGAAGTAA
- a CDS encoding alpha/beta hydrolase: MPYVKLNDLNLYYEEFGRGETVLFLHSHFSRGLLAFSGQIIPFSGKYRCLYPDFRGHGRTLCDDLTWNSRMVADDMAMFLDKLEIKQAHIIGYSCGAYVGCYMAAKYPQKVKSLVTIGGAAYPRPEGATDFLPENLLKNNSIDFIEDIKSRHQEAHRGDWQTYLRNTVADWQQSPSLTDAEWKNIKCPAFFINGENDPFGTCEELLEKVPSAKIYKVLGGGHRPHFVGEQIDDINKRILDFLND, translated from the coding sequence ATGCCTTACGTAAAATTAAATGATTTAAACTTGTATTATGAAGAGTTTGGAAGGGGCGAAACAGTTCTGTTTTTGCATAGCCATTTCAGCAGAGGTTTACTGGCATTTTCAGGACAAATTATTCCTTTTTCAGGTAAGTACAGATGTTTATATCCTGATTTTCGTGGGCATGGAAGAACTCTATGTGATGACCTTACATGGAACAGTCGGATGGTTGCAGATGATATGGCGATGTTTCTGGATAAACTGGAAATCAAACAGGCTCATATAATTGGCTATAGCTGTGGTGCTTACGTTGGTTGTTACATGGCAGCTAAATATCCGCAAAAAGTGAAGAGTCTGGTTACAATTGGAGGAGCTGCCTATCCCAGACCGGAAGGTGCAACGGATTTCCTGCCGGAGAATCTGCTGAAGAATAACAGTATAGATTTCATTGAAGATATTAAATCCAGACACCAGGAAGCACATAGAGGCGACTGGCAGACATACTTACGAAACACAGTTGCTGACTGGCAGCAAAGCCCAAGTCTAACAGATGCTGAGTGGAAGAATATAAAATGTCCTGCATTTTTTATCAATGGTGAAAATGATCCATTTGGTACTTGTGAGGAATTACTGGAAAAAGTTCCATCGGCAAAAATCTACAAAGTACTCGGAGGAGGTCATCGTCCTCATTTTGTCGGTGAACAGATTGACGATATAAATAAAAGAATTTTAGACTTTTTAAATGATTAA
- a CDS encoding nucleoside deaminase, whose amino-acid sequence MINNIKRRILPCAKIIKKCKGVKNRLSRLEAIWQKVFEMKWESVCHKSKAIAAVIVDEIGNIISVGRNKIGETEIPNPRVSHAEVEAVRNLDVSKYPNVKLYTLYAALEPCPMCLGTLVMGGIRKVIIGAHDDHGGAVELLSKSNFLASKHVDVVWMPSLYGDVQRGLQTIKEILYNQDKEKLESMLDDFSVYNSHGVNAAKKLFEDGWFENKTPDQYSIECIFNELSRSIMTQ is encoded by the coding sequence ATGATTAACAATATCAAGAGACGTATTTTACCCTGTGCTAAAATTATAAAAAAGTGTAAAGGAGTTAAAAATAGACTTTCAAGATTGGAAGCTATCTGGCAAAAAGTCTTTGAGATGAAATGGGAATCTGTCTGCCATAAAAGCAAAGCCATTGCAGCAGTAATTGTTGATGAAATCGGAAATATTATCTCAGTGGGAAGAAATAAAATCGGTGAAACAGAAATACCGAATCCTCGGGTTTCTCATGCTGAAGTTGAAGCTGTTAGAAATCTTGATGTTAGTAAATATCCAAATGTAAAATTATATACTCTTTATGCGGCTCTTGAACCGTGTCCTATGTGTTTAGGAACTTTAGTCATGGGTGGAATCAGAAAAGTGATTATTGGGGCACACGATGATCACGGTGGTGCAGTTGAGCTTCTAAGTAAGAGTAATTTTTTAGCCTCTAAACATGTTGATGTAGTCTGGATGCCTTCATTATATGGCGATGTTCAGAGAGGCTTGCAGACTATCAAGGAGATACTTTACAATCAGGATAAAGAAAAACTTGAAAGTATGCTGGATGATTTTTCTGTGTATAATTCTCATGGCGTAAATGCAGCGAAAAAACTTTTTGAAGACGGCTGGTTTGAAAATAAAACGCCGGATCAGTATTCAATAGAATGTATCTTCAATGAATTAAGCAGAAGCATAATGACTCAATAG
- a CDS encoding class I SAM-dependent methyltransferase: protein MSTPIENYRKMVEQPWGKIFYDVIFNQLKFSNDKRLKILDFGAGFCITAIHYGKNHDVTALEPNEEMYKLRFESDDYNLITRGFEYLKTVADNTYDFIFCHNVLEYVENKDEILGELKRVLKPGGRLSIIKHNLYGRVYGCAVLTDNPKAALDLLDEKPEDSMFGNRDVYTNEYLTDFFGNEMTLSELYGIRAFYGLSSNNEIKYTDEWYNSMLELETRVGTIDDFKKVSFFNHLIFTKN from the coding sequence ATGTCTACACCAATCGAAAACTACCGGAAAATGGTAGAACAGCCTTGGGGAAAAATATTCTACGATGTAATCTTTAACCAGCTCAAATTCTCAAATGACAAGAGGCTTAAGATTCTTGATTTTGGAGCGGGATTTTGTATTACTGCAATACATTATGGGAAAAATCATGATGTAACTGCCTTAGAGCCGAATGAAGAAATGTACAAACTTCGTTTTGAGAGTGATGACTACAATCTGATTACCCGGGGATTCGAATATCTGAAAACAGTTGCAGACAATACTTATGATTTCATTTTCTGTCATAACGTTCTCGAATATGTAGAAAATAAAGATGAGATTCTTGGAGAGCTGAAACGGGTTCTAAAACCGGGAGGACGCTTATCAATCATAAAGCATAATCTTTATGGTCGTGTTTATGGCTGTGCCGTATTAACAGATAATCCGAAAGCTGCGCTTGATCTCTTAGATGAAAAGCCTGAAGACAGCATGTTTGGAAACCGCGATGTTTACACTAACGAATATCTCACAGACTTTTTCGGTAATGAAATGACACTTTCAGAGCTCTACGGAATCCGTGCATTTTACGGGCTCTCATCAAATAATGAAATCAAATACACCGATGAATGGTATAACTCGATGCTCGAACTGGAGACCCGCGTTGGAACAATAGACGATTTCAAAAAAGTGTCGTTCTTTAATCATCTGATTTTTACGAAAAACTAA
- a CDS encoding helix-turn-helix domain-containing protein, which yields MFSEKEEKVYEIQKYILSHLYENLTIENLAARTDYSEWQCYRIFKETVGISIADFIRRAKLSEAAWKLKEEKRKVLDVALEAGYDSPDGFQRAFFAEFGCNPAEYEKSDIPILSYVPYDIKYRSKDLYKPESGTLDKIQVDNGKAFDFGKTAEYYGRFRDIYPKNLFEKLYSLGIGKEGTKWLDLGTGTGVFPRNLCKYGADITATDISEEQLEIARNLSLGMDNIHYEKVSAEELNYPEHSFDAITACQCFWYFNPDIVVPKIKSLIKKGGIFLKLYISYMKEEPVTQDSNALVKKINPSWHGAASALEDLRRHYFENPQLETFITEIPFTRESWHGRMLASRGVMASMNKEQLLQFDKEHRAMLEEKYPEKFGIKHKIFLTWYRFW from the coding sequence ATGTTCAGCGAAAAAGAAGAAAAAGTGTATGAGATTCAGAAGTATATTCTCTCTCATCTTTATGAAAATCTGACTATAGAAAATCTCGCAGCCCGTACAGATTATTCTGAATGGCAGTGTTACCGAATTTTCAAGGAAACTGTTGGTATAAGCATTGCAGATTTTATCCGGCGGGCAAAGCTTTCTGAGGCAGCCTGGAAGCTTAAGGAAGAGAAGAGGAAAGTTCTTGATGTTGCTCTGGAAGCAGGCTATGACAGTCCTGATGGATTCCAGCGCGCATTCTTTGCAGAGTTCGGTTGTAATCCGGCTGAGTATGAAAAATCTGATATTCCGATTTTGAGTTATGTTCCATATGATATAAAGTATAGGAGTAAGGATTTATACAAACCGGAAAGTGGTACGCTGGATAAGATTCAGGTTGATAACGGCAAAGCCTTTGATTTTGGAAAGACTGCAGAATATTATGGGCGTTTTAGGGATATTTATCCGAAGAATCTTTTTGAAAAATTGTATTCTCTTGGTATTGGAAAAGAAGGTACTAAGTGGCTGGACCTTGGAACTGGAACCGGCGTTTTTCCGAGAAATCTTTGTAAGTATGGGGCTGATATAACCGCAACAGATATTTCAGAAGAACAGCTCGAGATTGCAAGAAATCTTTCTTTGGGAATGGATAATATTCATTATGAAAAAGTTTCTGCTGAAGAACTCAATTATCCGGAACATTCTTTTGATGCAATTACAGCATGTCAGTGCTTCTGGTATTTTAATCCTGATATTGTTGTTCCAAAAATAAAATCACTGATAAAAAAAGGTGGCATTTTCTTAAAACTGTATATTTCTTATATGAAGGAAGAACCTGTTACGCAGGACAGTAATGCGCTGGTAAAGAAAATCAATCCGTCATGGCATGGGGCAGCAAGTGCTCTTGAGGATTTACGCCGTCACTATTTTGAAAATCCTCAGCTGGAAACTTTCATAACAGAAATCCCATTTACACGGGAAAGCTGGCATGGACGAATGCTTGCAAGTCGTGGTGTGATGGCCAGTATGAACAAAGAACAACTGCTTCAGTTTGATAAAGAACATCGTGCCATGCTGGAAGAAAAATACCCGGAAAAGTTCGGCATCAAGCATAAGATATTTTTGACCTGGTATAGATTTTGGTAA